One genomic region from Chthonomonas calidirosea T49 encodes:
- a CDS encoding aminopeptidase P family protein, translating to MIVSNPPSDPASQKLVYTPPLPLDDFPVEEFRKRRKALRETYPDGIVLVRGATEREFRGPLPYRQNSAFYYLTGVQTPGAFLAMLPDGLPPQAGNTGLSKQVREILFLPARNPSWELWTGPQLGPGEETQKLTGIEATLEAGRLWGLLTTWLSYCPTLYVVAPYGEDARFSPDYALIERIRQMAPTAQFRDLGPGLAKLRMIKSPAEIECIEQAIAITDAALRAARNLIHEGDGRYEYEVEAEVLHTFRRHGANLGFAPIIGSGINATILHYTNNNKRMENGETVVVDIGAQVRAYTADLTRTFIVGGKPSERQREIYGLVAAALKYLVSSYRPGVDSLDDLNMRCKAFLKDHPLRAPDAHGEERTMDTFMPHGAGHHLGLDVHDVGERYEPLQPGAVFTLEPGIYLPEERIGVRLENDYLVTESGLRELGNALSVDAELE from the coding sequence ATGATCGTCTCGAATCCGCCTTCGGATCCCGCTTCTCAAAAGCTGGTCTATACGCCTCCTCTACCGTTGGATGATTTCCCGGTAGAGGAGTTCCGTAAGCGTCGCAAAGCCTTACGCGAAACCTATCCGGATGGTATCGTGCTGGTGCGCGGCGCCACAGAGAGAGAGTTTAGAGGGCCTCTACCCTATCGGCAGAATAGTGCCTTCTACTACCTCACCGGTGTGCAGACGCCAGGAGCTTTTCTTGCGATGCTGCCGGATGGCTTGCCTCCACAAGCGGGGAATACGGGTCTGAGCAAACAGGTGCGAGAAATCCTTTTTCTGCCTGCCCGCAATCCCTCCTGGGAGCTTTGGACAGGCCCCCAACTCGGCCCTGGGGAGGAGACCCAGAAGCTTACCGGCATCGAGGCGACGTTAGAGGCAGGCCGTCTTTGGGGGCTGCTAACCACGTGGCTGTCGTACTGCCCAACGCTCTACGTTGTTGCACCCTATGGCGAGGATGCGCGGTTTTCACCGGATTATGCGCTTATCGAGCGCATTCGCCAGATGGCACCGACGGCGCAGTTTCGCGACCTCGGCCCAGGACTAGCAAAACTGCGTATGATCAAATCGCCCGCAGAAATAGAGTGCATCGAGCAGGCCATCGCCATTACCGATGCAGCCCTCCGCGCCGCACGCAATCTCATTCATGAAGGAGATGGGCGCTACGAATATGAGGTCGAGGCCGAGGTGCTTCACACCTTTCGGCGCCATGGAGCGAACTTAGGCTTTGCCCCTATCATCGGCAGCGGCATTAACGCCACGATCCTCCACTACACGAACAACAACAAGCGCATGGAAAACGGCGAAACCGTCGTTGTGGATATCGGGGCGCAGGTAAGAGCCTACACAGCCGACCTTACGCGCACCTTCATTGTAGGGGGTAAACCCTCCGAACGCCAGCGTGAGATATATGGGCTTGTGGCCGCTGCTCTGAAATACCTGGTTAGCTCCTATCGCCCCGGGGTCGACTCGCTAGACGATCTGAATATGCGCTGTAAAGCGTTTCTGAAAGATCATCCCTTGCGAGCTCCCGATGCGCACGGCGAAGAGCGGACGATGGACACCTTTATGCCGCATGGGGCAGGGCATCATCTAGGGCTCGATGTGCATGATGTGGGAGAACGCTACGAACCGTTGCAACCCGGCGCGGTTTTTACCCTCGAGCCCGGTATCTATCTTCCAGAGGAGAGAATCGGGGTGCGTTTGGAAAACGACTATCTGGTAACCGAATCGGGGCTGCGGGAACTAGGCAATGCGCTTTCCGTTGACGCGGAGTTGGAATAG
- a CDS encoding phytanoyl-CoA dioxygenase family protein, producing the protein MLTPEQLDFYRENGYLLVKRLLTQEEAALYRKACHALAERLSAMRNIDATWGSAKQAVAGAEKTVVLHCHDVQFYDALFTRLITDPRLTDAAAEIIGSPNVQLHHTKMFIKPPEKGAPFPMHQDAPYFPHERHTMIAAIIHFDDAPIEKGCVRVVPGSHKLGLLEHNPEGGWHLPFEQYPIESAVPCPAEAGDVLFFSYLTIHGSGLNTSNEARTTLLVQMRDPTDKPTQMVHLSRGQGMMLRGIDPTASGKAAWQE; encoded by the coding sequence ATGTTGACGCCCGAACAGCTTGACTTTTATCGGGAGAACGGCTATCTGCTGGTGAAAAGATTGTTGACTCAAGAAGAGGCGGCTCTCTATCGCAAGGCCTGCCATGCCTTGGCCGAGCGCCTCAGCGCCATGCGCAACATAGATGCCACTTGGGGCAGTGCCAAGCAGGCGGTCGCCGGTGCGGAGAAGACGGTGGTGCTGCATTGCCATGATGTGCAGTTCTACGATGCCCTCTTCACCCGTCTCATTACCGACCCGCGCCTAACCGATGCAGCCGCCGAGATCATCGGCTCGCCTAACGTGCAGCTTCACCACACCAAGATGTTTATCAAGCCGCCGGAGAAAGGGGCGCCGTTCCCTATGCACCAGGATGCTCCTTATTTCCCCCATGAGCGCCACACCATGATCGCGGCCATTATCCATTTCGATGACGCACCCATTGAAAAGGGCTGCGTGCGTGTGGTTCCTGGCAGCCATAAGTTAGGCCTGCTGGAGCATAATCCAGAGGGCGGTTGGCATCTGCCCTTCGAGCAATACCCCATCGAGAGCGCCGTTCCCTGCCCGGCGGAAGCGGGCGATGTGCTTTTCTTTAGCTACCTAACCATTCACGGCTCCGGACTAAATACCAGCAACGAAGCACGTACCACTCTCTTGGTGCAGATGCGCGATCCCACCGATAAGCCCACGCAGATGGTGCATCTCTCTCGAGGGCAGGGCATGATGCTGCGCGGGATAGACCCAACCGCCTCGGGCAAAGCCGCCTGGCAAGAGTAG
- a CDS encoding PEP-CTERM sorting domain-containing protein (PEP-CTERM proteins occur, often in large numbers, in the proteomes of bacteria that also encode an exosortase, a predicted intramembrane cysteine proteinase. The presence of a PEP-CTERM domain at a protein's C-terminus predicts cleavage within the sorting domain, followed by covalent anchoring to some some component of the (usually Gram-negative) cell surface. Many PEP-CTERM proteins exhibit an unusual sequence composition that includes large numbers of potential glycosylation sites. Expression of one such protein has been shown restore the ability of a bacterium to form floc, a type of biofilm.), with protein sequence MKGSLTSTPEASSLAGLGALLCSGGLFVVRRKLRRTA encoded by the coding sequence ATCAAAGGCTCCCTCACCTCCACTCCGGAGGCCTCGTCGCTGGCGGGTCTTGGCGCCCTTCTCTGCAGCGGTGGGCTTTTTGTTGTTCGTCGCAAACTGCGTCGAACAGCCTAA
- a CDS encoding lactonase family protein has translation MMRIYVGTYSGQIGLLELSEAGKITAQRSIAGPEAPAFLCLHPNKQTLYALSETRPGRITAYTLEPATGELRFKNAQALSGAYTCHLSVDPMGRMLFAASYGSGHVHLLPLAADGALLPEAASIHHEGRGAHPDRQEGPHVHCTVPHPQQPYLFVADLGVDRVFVYRIDRQKALLEPHSQATLPVGAGPRHIAIHPNGRFLYVINELNSTVTHFLFDAEKGVLLPTNTHPTIPSSHVGENYPSEVALSPDGRFLYGANRGHNSLAVFQIEEATGQLSPLGHVAVEGDWPRHFAISPDGRWLVVANQKSNNVVFFHRDRETGMPQPLNRHVALAAPSCILFLSLESNGDIAAG, from the coding sequence ATGATGCGAATCTATGTTGGCACCTATAGCGGGCAGATCGGGTTACTTGAACTCTCAGAGGCAGGCAAGATCACCGCGCAACGCAGCATTGCCGGTCCGGAAGCGCCGGCATTTCTCTGCCTGCACCCGAACAAGCAGACCCTCTACGCTCTCAGCGAGACGCGGCCGGGGCGCATTACCGCCTACACGTTGGAACCGGCTACAGGTGAACTACGGTTCAAGAACGCTCAAGCCCTCTCCGGGGCCTACACATGCCACCTCTCCGTAGACCCAATGGGACGGATGCTGTTTGCGGCGTCTTACGGAAGCGGGCATGTGCATCTGCTGCCCTTAGCCGCAGATGGCGCCCTCTTGCCCGAAGCCGCCAGCATTCACCATGAGGGCCGTGGGGCACACCCCGATCGGCAGGAAGGACCGCATGTCCATTGTACGGTTCCTCACCCGCAACAACCTTACCTTTTCGTGGCCGATTTAGGTGTCGATCGGGTCTTTGTCTATCGTATTGACCGCCAGAAAGCTCTGCTTGAACCTCACAGCCAAGCCACCTTACCAGTGGGGGCGGGGCCGCGCCATATCGCCATCCACCCAAACGGCCGCTTTCTGTATGTGATCAACGAGTTAAATTCCACGGTCACCCACTTTCTCTTTGATGCAGAGAAAGGCGTGCTTCTTCCCACCAACACCCACCCCACCATACCCTCCTCACACGTCGGTGAGAACTACCCTTCCGAAGTGGCTCTATCGCCGGATGGGCGCTTTCTCTACGGAGCCAATCGAGGGCACAATAGCCTAGCTGTTTTTCAGATAGAGGAAGCGACCGGTCAATTATCACCGCTAGGCCATGTGGCAGTAGAGGGCGATTGGCCTCGTCATTTTGCCATCTCTCCCGACGGACGATGGCTTGTAGTGGCCAACCAAAAGAGCAACAACGTGGTGTTTTTCCACCGCGATCGAGAGACGGGCATGCCCCAGCCTCTAAACCGACATGTAGCTCTCGCAGCGCCAAGTTGCATTCTCTTTCTTTCGTTGGAGAGCAACGGAGATATCGCTGCAGGTTAG
- a CDS encoding M15 family metallopeptidase, producing MTSSSTSSRRSRKLGAPEPIAALNRVRILELDKPWTEREPLVDVRIHCPDVVLSPHLCPYLRRTVADMLNRAQASLPPGYKLRVSTCLRTLDMQKSGWDSFFKRMQEEHPNWPLSALRRATNKYFAPYDQKAPPGHCTGGAVDVGLLGPDGNPLDMIAPTKGWEAAYTWSDKIGLEAKRNRMMMVEAMLNAGFSNCRDEYWHYSWGDSAWAVRVGKTECPYGWAYPPVALETDFSGKDLRIEKAQVANPLIETERDWHGRPLRARGRFDILPNREDDRLFAIGLYWAKGVDVELEACLPEEIKRSVPVFVGDGKEQWRPLETYERQGNRLRIWLCPEADRVYLTDFPPPPKEADQQS from the coding sequence GTGACATCCTCTTCTACCTCAAGCCGCCGAAGCCGAAAACTTGGCGCTCCGGAGCCTATTGCGGCTCTCAATAGGGTGCGTATCTTGGAGCTAGATAAACCATGGACGGAGCGAGAGCCTCTCGTTGATGTTCGCATCCACTGTCCCGACGTGGTTTTATCGCCTCATCTATGCCCCTACTTACGCCGTACCGTAGCCGATATGCTGAATCGCGCCCAGGCCTCGTTGCCGCCGGGCTACAAGCTGCGCGTTAGCACCTGTCTGCGAACGCTCGACATGCAGAAGAGCGGGTGGGATAGCTTTTTTAAGCGCATGCAGGAGGAGCATCCCAACTGGCCGCTCTCCGCATTGCGACGGGCAACGAACAAGTACTTTGCACCCTACGATCAGAAGGCACCCCCAGGGCACTGCACGGGCGGCGCGGTGGATGTGGGGCTGCTCGGCCCCGACGGCAACCCCCTGGATATGATCGCGCCCACCAAAGGATGGGAAGCGGCCTATACGTGGTCGGACAAGATAGGCCTAGAAGCCAAACGAAACCGCATGATGATGGTCGAAGCCATGCTGAATGCCGGTTTTTCCAACTGCCGCGACGAATACTGGCACTACTCATGGGGCGATTCCGCTTGGGCGGTGCGGGTTGGCAAAACGGAATGCCCCTACGGATGGGCCTATCCACCGGTTGCTCTCGAAACGGACTTTTCGGGGAAAGACCTCCGCATCGAAAAAGCGCAGGTAGCAAACCCGCTTATTGAAACGGAGCGAGATTGGCACGGTCGGCCTCTCCGCGCTCGCGGTCGCTTCGACATTCTTCCCAATAGAGAAGATGATCGGCTCTTTGCCATCGGCCTTTACTGGGCCAAGGGGGTGGATGTGGAGCTAGAAGCCTGCTTGCCGGAAGAGATTAAGCGGTCTGTCCCGGTTTTCGTTGGTGACGGCAAAGAACAGTGGCGGCCCCTCGAAACTTATGAGCGACAGGGAAATCGCCTGCGCATTTGGCTTTGCCCCGAAGCCGACCGAGTCTATCTGACCGATTTCCCTCCACCGCCTAAAGAGGCGGACCAGCAAAGTTAA
- a CDS encoding FapA family protein produces MSTSSAIRDGRFEVRFNDNYTEATVTIYPPEPGGKPVSADAIVKRFRELGVTYGIRESAIREAVHSVQLGQDPLTFVAAQGVLPVDGMDGVIHFRIPPEILTRPLPKNRFGQVDWFAIEPERFVEAGQELACIVPPSAGTPGKTLIWPIRVIEAKPGKPADLRPGPCVRVSEDGFHFYATTEGVAELQGSRLGVRAFSRVHHTLRGGLHRFAHGAAIVGDTIGAWIVSGNFLSLRGRALNSLLRVNGDLYLHSAIGCKIVVTGDLYVDGTLNNCQVDIRGKILGGPDSQIVGGSICAQSGIQIQQLGSPMGTPTEVMVSSGRYNQVRAQEIEEELAMCESNIESIYRALKPFSTLRLRALPEEKQTLVQKLQDQLQALEEHQRMLYGERRSLSISRPESVHATIQVAGTSYPGVRIEIGNAITVLGTPAENCRFYVPFGENRVRSASLKMEQEKVLAV; encoded by the coding sequence ATGTCTACAAGCAGTGCCATTCGAGACGGACGTTTCGAGGTGCGGTTTAACGACAACTACACGGAGGCCACGGTAACCATCTATCCGCCAGAACCTGGGGGTAAACCGGTCAGTGCCGACGCGATCGTGAAGCGATTCCGTGAGTTAGGGGTTACCTATGGCATTCGGGAGAGCGCCATCCGTGAGGCCGTCCATAGCGTCCAATTGGGGCAAGACCCCCTCACTTTTGTTGCCGCCCAAGGGGTGTTACCGGTGGACGGGATGGATGGTGTTATCCATTTTCGTATCCCACCGGAGATTCTCACACGCCCATTACCGAAGAACCGTTTCGGTCAAGTAGACTGGTTTGCCATCGAGCCGGAACGTTTTGTGGAGGCCGGTCAGGAGCTTGCCTGCATTGTGCCGCCGAGTGCGGGCACGCCGGGGAAGACGCTTATTTGGCCTATTCGTGTGATAGAGGCAAAGCCAGGGAAACCGGCAGACCTGCGCCCCGGCCCTTGTGTTCGCGTGTCGGAGGACGGCTTTCATTTCTACGCCACCACCGAGGGGGTTGCCGAGCTGCAGGGTAGCCGACTGGGTGTGCGTGCGTTTTCGCGCGTGCATCACACTTTGCGTGGCGGCTTACATCGCTTTGCTCATGGGGCTGCTATTGTCGGCGACACGATAGGTGCCTGGATCGTTTCAGGAAACTTTCTTTCACTGCGGGGTCGTGCCCTCAATTCCTTGCTACGGGTAAATGGTGATCTCTACCTCCATAGCGCGATTGGCTGCAAGATCGTCGTGACAGGAGATCTCTATGTGGATGGCACCCTGAACAACTGCCAGGTTGATATTCGAGGTAAAATTTTGGGTGGACCCGATTCCCAGATCGTAGGTGGCTCTATCTGCGCCCAATCCGGCATACAGATTCAGCAGTTAGGTTCTCCTATGGGCACGCCCACCGAAGTCATGGTGAGTTCTGGCCGTTACAACCAAGTACGCGCCCAAGAGATCGAAGAGGAACTCGCTATGTGCGAGAGCAACATCGAATCGATCTATCGTGCTCTAAAACCTTTTAGCACGCTGCGCTTGCGCGCGCTGCCTGAGGAGAAGCAGACGCTGGTTCAAAAGCTACAGGATCAGCTTCAAGCCTTGGAGGAGCATCAACGAATGCTCTATGGGGAACGGCGCAGCTTGAGCATCAGCCGGCCGGAATCGGTTCATGCGACCATTCAAGTGGCGGGAACTTCTTATCCAGGGGTACGCATAGAAATAGGGAATGCGATCACGGTACTGGGGACTCCGGCAGAAAACTGTCGGTTTTATGTGCCGTTCGGCGAAAACCGCGTTCGGAGCGCTTCCCTAAAAATGGAGCAAGAGAAGGTTCTCGCTGTTTAG
- a CDS encoding GNAT family N-acetyltransferase, whose protein sequence is MEKETPLQQRATDLSQLRLLTERLLLRPFVLSDAPEVQRLASAPEIADTTSNIPHPYPEGAEEAWIAGHTAQIAAGTTYPFAIILREGETLVGAIDLRVECDHHRAEIGYWIGVPYWRQGYATEAARRVIAFGFDVLNLNRIYATYFTRNPASRRVMEKAGMHFEGVLREWIRKAGRYEDCGICAILRKDYKEAGKIGENLSVAP, encoded by the coding sequence ATGGAAAAAGAGACTCCTTTACAACAAAGAGCAACAGACTTATCCCAGTTAAGGCTTCTCACCGAGCGCCTGCTCTTACGCCCCTTTGTCTTGAGCGATGCGCCCGAGGTGCAACGCCTAGCAAGCGCCCCGGAAATCGCCGATACGACCTCCAATATCCCTCATCCTTACCCCGAAGGCGCCGAGGAGGCCTGGATAGCCGGGCATACCGCGCAAATAGCGGCTGGTACGACATACCCCTTCGCCATTATCCTTAGAGAGGGTGAAACCCTCGTGGGAGCTATAGATCTGCGCGTGGAGTGCGATCATCACCGAGCGGAGATAGGCTACTGGATCGGAGTACCCTACTGGCGCCAAGGCTATGCTACCGAAGCTGCCCGTCGGGTTATCGCCTTTGGGTTCGACGTACTTAACTTGAATCGCATCTACGCCACCTACTTCACGCGCAACCCCGCCTCTCGACGGGTTATGGAGAAGGCGGGAATGCACTTCGAAGGTGTTCTGCGAGAGTGGATACGAAAAGCCGGCCGTTATGAGGACTGTGGCATCTGTGCCATTCTACGAAAAGATTATAAAGAAGCGGGTAAAATAGGCGAAAATCTCTCTGTAGCACCATGA
- a CDS encoding GNAT family N-acetyltransferase: MKHEIHYFAFAGSSWQTDCAWYLFSETLPKYHDANRALRLRDDGRGPRKILQEVVAVFKQHRRWPIVIDIDPVAEEQGFLDALLREGALQNRSRYPLYAYKATQPPLPPSPQVWVAAVPAYDEEARQIWVELQICDERTEEERQFWRAVAEAESRFSGCRLYLAYIEESPVGACDLFSMDGWARIDSVITHPEWRRRGVASALVTRAIADALAEGNQLVYLFTEAGGPAESLYRRLGFERLHEGPLHRHLLLA; this comes from the coding sequence TTGAAACACGAGATTCACTATTTTGCCTTTGCCGGCTCTTCATGGCAAACCGACTGCGCTTGGTATCTTTTTAGTGAAACCCTCCCTAAATATCACGATGCCAATCGGGCCCTCCGCTTGCGAGATGATGGACGAGGCCCCAGAAAGATACTACAAGAGGTCGTTGCGGTTTTTAAGCAACATCGTAGATGGCCTATTGTGATAGATATAGATCCTGTGGCCGAAGAACAGGGCTTTCTGGATGCCCTTTTGCGTGAAGGTGCCCTGCAGAACCGAAGCCGATATCCTCTGTATGCCTATAAGGCTACTCAGCCACCGCTGCCACCATCTCCCCAAGTTTGGGTGGCGGCAGTACCTGCTTACGATGAAGAGGCTCGACAAATTTGGGTGGAGCTGCAGATATGCGACGAACGCACGGAGGAAGAGCGCCAGTTTTGGCGAGCCGTGGCCGAAGCAGAGTCCCGTTTTTCTGGGTGTCGGCTCTATCTAGCCTACATCGAGGAGAGCCCGGTAGGGGCTTGCGATCTGTTCTCTATGGATGGATGGGCGCGCATAGATAGCGTCATCACGCATCCTGAATGGCGCCGACGTGGTGTGGCATCGGCACTTGTAACGCGCGCTATCGCCGATGCCCTTGCCGAAGGCAACCAGCTTGTCTATCTCTTCACCGAAGCGGGAGGGCCGGCCGAATCGCTCTATCGGCGGCTTGGTTTTGAGCGTTTGCATGAAGGCCCGCTGCATAGACATCTCCTCCTCGCCTAA
- a CDS encoding S8 family serine peptidase: MTRSLQRTYRRSYVRLLVALTLCGALLGGAYRVAALGPELLQQPLSLPFHKQPHRPPQQILVKLAPGVSPIQFAAHFNRTAKIALLKAHAIADGQPPLRFCHCNKVLGWTTYRLPSPSALNATLQLLRKQPGVLRAEPDYPVELCSTPLPDPNDYYWKRVDLEHLIVVLSGLDTPDTARQDDSSYWTYTWNLETVNALAAWNIYPGHYETAQERAQIYRSNPLSPALPRVAVIDSGIDFTHPDFTYTGNPSGGVTDADISNGGQIDEALAHTFIDGDQGGGVTNAFDDVGHGTSLAGIIAAAPNNGIGIPGLAFPAVIVPIKIIDANGDGSDSDLIDAIQYAADQHCIVINLSLTLDTTDFPQALQDAINYAWNHGCLCVAAAGNDGDPSYPILARTRRYPASCDRVLAVAATAYGDPIGPDGEPNTVLDEHLASYSNDGYELGCAAPGGDITEFYNNSPNGADLGLNPIQEYVLVWSLAPTYQVLLSNPDPNNPDGEYAALGLYGLDYGYLPGTSLACPHVAALAALLAARLGITPFTPNAPQILVNYIERGCHQLNNRRDGGYDPTYGYGRIDAAATLALQNARGTNVGGIMGQVTVDGTPLGNIPVIARTAGSKRVFYATTAPDGMYHLINLPQGNYTVTAIAFRHGRTVRAKVVAGCDQLGVDLDINIPFAF, encoded by the coding sequence ATGACACGATCGTTGCAACGAACTTACCGTCGGTCTTACGTTCGCCTACTGGTGGCTCTGACACTCTGTGGAGCCCTGTTGGGTGGAGCTTACCGTGTAGCAGCTCTCGGCCCGGAGCTGCTGCAGCAGCCTCTCAGCCTGCCGTTTCACAAGCAGCCGCACCGCCCTCCCCAGCAGATTCTGGTGAAGCTGGCCCCAGGGGTTTCGCCCATCCAGTTCGCAGCGCACTTTAACCGAACTGCCAAAATCGCCTTGCTCAAAGCCCACGCTATCGCAGACGGTCAGCCTCCTCTGCGATTCTGCCACTGCAATAAGGTCTTGGGGTGGACGACCTACCGATTGCCTTCGCCCTCGGCGCTCAACGCAACGCTTCAACTCCTTCGTAAGCAGCCAGGCGTCCTACGAGCCGAGCCGGACTATCCGGTGGAACTGTGCAGCACTCCCCTGCCCGACCCGAACGACTACTACTGGAAACGGGTAGATTTGGAACACCTCATTGTGGTGCTCTCAGGCTTGGACACTCCGGATACGGCCCGCCAAGACGACTCGTCCTACTGGACTTACACCTGGAACCTCGAAACGGTGAACGCCCTTGCCGCTTGGAACATCTACCCTGGCCATTATGAGACGGCTCAGGAGCGCGCCCAAATCTACCGAAGCAATCCGCTCTCGCCGGCGCTGCCTCGTGTGGCCGTGATTGATAGCGGCATAGATTTTACCCATCCTGATTTTACCTATACGGGCAACCCAAGCGGTGGCGTAACAGATGCCGACATCAGCAATGGAGGCCAAATTGATGAGGCGCTCGCCCATACTTTCATTGATGGCGACCAGGGTGGGGGCGTTACCAACGCCTTCGATGATGTGGGGCATGGCACGAGCCTAGCGGGTATTATTGCGGCAGCGCCGAATAACGGTATCGGCATTCCCGGACTGGCCTTCCCTGCTGTTATCGTGCCCATAAAGATCATAGACGCCAATGGGGATGGCTCGGATTCGGATCTGATTGATGCCATCCAATATGCTGCCGATCAGCACTGTATCGTTATCAATCTCAGCCTTACACTCGATACCACGGACTTTCCGCAGGCACTGCAGGACGCCATTAACTACGCGTGGAACCATGGCTGCCTCTGTGTGGCCGCTGCCGGTAACGATGGCGACCCTAGCTACCCCATCCTCGCCCGAACACGGCGCTATCCAGCTAGTTGTGACCGTGTGCTTGCTGTGGCCGCCACAGCCTATGGCGACCCCATCGGACCGGATGGAGAGCCAAACACCGTGCTTGATGAGCATTTGGCCTCTTATAGCAACGATGGGTATGAACTCGGTTGCGCGGCGCCCGGAGGTGACATCACCGAGTTCTACAACAATAGCCCAAATGGAGCGGATTTAGGGTTAAACCCCATCCAGGAGTACGTGCTTGTGTGGTCCCTCGCACCGACCTACCAGGTGCTTCTCTCCAACCCCGACCCCAATAATCCCGACGGAGAGTACGCTGCCCTTGGGCTTTATGGACTTGACTATGGCTATCTGCCTGGCACGTCATTAGCCTGTCCTCATGTCGCCGCTCTAGCAGCCCTCCTAGCAGCACGGTTGGGCATTACTCCCTTCACGCCGAACGCCCCACAGATTCTTGTAAACTACATTGAAAGGGGTTGCCATCAGCTGAATAATCGGAGGGATGGAGGATACGACCCCACTTATGGCTATGGGCGCATAGATGCCGCAGCGACACTCGCACTTCAAAATGCACGAGGCACGAACGTGGGCGGCATTATGGGACAGGTCACTGTGGATGGCACGCCCTTAGGAAACATTCCGGTGATTGCCCGTACCGCTGGTTCGAAGCGCGTGTTCTACGCCACCACGGCGCCAGACGGTATGTATCATCTCATCAACTTGCCGCAGGGCAACTACACCGTCACCGCCATCGCGTTCCGCCACGGGCGCACCGTGCGGGCCAAAGTGGTTGCCGGATGCGACCAACTCGGGGTTGACCTCGACATCAACATTCCGTTTGCCTTCTGA
- the cydB gene encoding cytochrome d ubiquinol oxidase subunit II, whose translation MATLWFALLCLMLIVYVVLDGFDFGAGILHVWVARSDEERRTIIAAIGPVWDGNEVWLLASGGVLVCAFSRVYAAGFSGFYLPLMMALWLLILRGLSIEMRSHETNFLWRSFWDGLLFFSSTLMAIVLGAALGCIIRGVPLNQTGFFEGPLFTDFRVSSHPGVLDWYTVLVGLFALCTLALHGALYLYWKTAGLVQQRCRAVAPYLWGIQVVLGIVTTYATNAVRPDLYVHLVARPWTWIFAVTILLGVVSLPITLQKERELPAFLASCAIIVGLLGATAAGLYPTVLHSTISPSYDLTIYNAANGTSTLRIALFWWVPAFLLAILYFATIYRLFRGKAELDPTGQSHYG comes from the coding sequence ATGGCCACGCTCTGGTTCGCTCTGCTTTGCCTGATGCTGATCGTCTATGTGGTGCTAGATGGATTTGATTTCGGTGCGGGCATTCTCCATGTGTGGGTGGCTCGTAGCGATGAGGAGCGCCGAACGATCATTGCCGCTATTGGGCCGGTTTGGGATGGCAATGAAGTATGGCTTCTTGCAAGCGGAGGTGTGTTGGTGTGCGCCTTCTCTCGCGTCTACGCAGCGGGCTTCAGTGGATTCTACCTTCCGCTTATGATGGCGCTCTGGTTGCTTATCCTCAGGGGGCTTTCCATTGAGATGCGCTCGCACGAAACGAACTTCCTATGGCGCAGCTTTTGGGATGGCCTGCTCTTCTTCTCCTCAACGCTCATGGCCATTGTGCTGGGCGCGGCACTAGGTTGCATTATTCGTGGAGTCCCTCTTAACCAAACAGGCTTTTTTGAGGGCCCCCTGTTCACCGACTTCCGCGTTAGTTCGCATCCGGGCGTGCTCGACTGGTACACGGTTCTGGTAGGCCTTTTCGCGCTCTGTACGCTGGCTCTACACGGTGCCCTTTACCTCTATTGGAAAACTGCCGGATTGGTGCAACAACGATGTCGTGCTGTAGCGCCCTATCTTTGGGGTATTCAGGTGGTGCTCGGCATTGTTACTACCTATGCAACTAACGCGGTTCGGCCCGATCTCTATGTGCATCTCGTGGCTCGGCCATGGACATGGATATTTGCCGTGACGATCTTGCTGGGTGTTGTTAGCTTACCGATAACGCTGCAAAAAGAGCGAGAGTTGCCGGCATTTCTTGCCTCCTGCGCCATTATCGTCGGTTTGCTGGGGGCCACGGCGGCGGGGCTTTATCCCACCGTTCTTCACTCTACGATAAGCCCCTCCTACGATCTCACCATTTACAATGCCGCTAACGGCACAAGCACGTTGCGCATCGCTTTGTTCTGGTGGGTACCCGCTTTCCTTTTGGCCATTCTCTACTTTGCGACTATTTACCGCCTCTTTCGTGGTAAGGCAGAGCTAGACCCAACCGGTCAAAGCCACTACGGCTAG